Proteins encoded in a region of the Cydia splendana chromosome 19, ilCydSple1.2, whole genome shotgun sequence genome:
- the LOC134800317 gene encoding uncharacterized protein LOC134800317 — protein sequence MKRKRRSNDEDDDYIRKKIRKLERRLWQKSRRRIRMVDSSESDSSGENESVSADIEPCASRRASTGQRSASPAPGTSHQEETAAAQPSRDPIRPTSPQPGPSSAPDQYVPTEPAQPAQAAEPTPSSLEDIELDEDILNLLGEAPKLDTQLGKGVHKDVACRWQEVLNKGLQKEVKDKLAEEYLIPDNCTLLVPPILNAEAKAALPDALIKRDTSLMLRQKQIALALSALSQATDILIKQKSSSPAILKPISDACRILCDSHFTETKMRRNFVISAINTDLKDTLINTERDKFLFGENVSEKLKAAQTVQKSGDTLKNTQKSYNPFNKANFIKKNRYQQNKGNLNYNTPYRKMTNYNSKSDAGRPRAAARPAPVPSNRYNTRYRARERQRERSRTPPRRYQRRQ from the exons ATGAAGAGGAAACGCAGAAGCAACGACGAGGACGACGACTATATTCGaaagaaaataagaaaattgGAGCGCAGACTTTGGCAGAAGTCACGCCGCCGCATAAGAATGGTCGACTCGTCGGAAAGTGATAGCAGCG GCGAAAACGAGTCCGTTTCGGCGGATATTGAACCATGTGCTTCACGTCGAGCCTCGACGGGTCAAAGGTCTGCTTCACCAGCACCGGGGACATCGCACCAGGAGGAAACAGCTGCAGCGCAACCCAGCCGAGATCCTATACGTCCGACATCTCCTCAACCTGGCCCGTCGTCTGCACCAGATCAGTACGTACCTACCGAACCCGCACAGCCCGCGCAGGCCGCGGAGCCCACACCGTCCTCGCTCGAGGACATAGAATTGGACGAGGATATCCTCAATTTACTGGGCGAGGCTCCAAAATTGGATACGCAGTTGGGAAAAGGTGTTCACAAGGACGTAGCTTGTAGATGGCAGGAAGTATTAAACAAGGGATTACAAAAAGAAGTTAAAGACAAGTTAGCTGAAGAATACCTAATACCTGACAATTGCACTTTGTTAGTCCCTCCTATTTTAAACGCCGAAGCAAAAGCGGCGTTGCCTGATGCCTTGATAAAAAGAGACACCTCTTTAATGCTTAGACAAAAACAGATAGCGTTAGCGTTGTCGGCACTCTCACAGGCTAcggatattttaataaaacagaAGTCTTCGTCGCCTGCCATACTAAAACCTATTAGCGACGCATGTCGTATTCTATGCGACTCTCATTTTACCGAGACGAAAATGAGAAGAAACTTTGTGATTTCCGCTATAAACACTGATTTGAAGGATACTTTAATTAATACCGAAAGGGACAAATTTTTATTTGGCGAGAACGTATCTGAGAAACTGAAAGCTGCGCAGACTGTACAAAAATCAGGAGATAcattaaaaaatacacagaagtCATATAATCCATTTAATAAAGCAAATTTCATAAAGAAAAATAGGTATCAACAAAATAAAGGAAATTTAAACTACAACACCCCGTATCGGAAGATGACGAACTACAACAGCAAGTCGGATGCGGGGCGGCCTCGTGCAGCAGCGCGGCCCGCGCCGGTGCCCTCCAACAGGTACAA